The sequence TTCGGCGTTGTCGGATAGATGGGGGTGTATTCTGCTGTTGAACAATGAATTTGGGAAGGTACGGTTATGATTCCTCGTTACTCAAGAGACAAGATGAGCCGGATCTGGGAACCGGAGAATAAATTTCAAACATGGCTGGACATTGAAGTCAATGCCTGTGAGGCCATGGCAAAGTTGGGACAGATTCCGCGGGCCTCACTTGAAGTCATCAAGAGGAAGGCGGCATTCGATGTAAAACGAATTGATGAGATCGAGGCAACGACCAGACATGACGTGATTGCCTTTTTGACATCCGTAACGGAGAAGGTGGGGGAAGACGGCCGTTTCATCCATATGGGGATGACCTCCTCGGATGTTCTCGATACATCTTTGGCAATCCTTATGAAGCAGGCTGCGGAAATACTCCTGGAGGATCTGGATGAGCTCCTCACGGTGCTCCGCGAGAAAGCCATGGAACATAAGGGTACCCTGATGATCGGCAGAACACATGGAATTCATGCGGAACCGATTACCTTCGGTCTGAAGCTGGCCATCTGGTACGAGGAAATGGTCCGGAACCAGGAGAGAATCATTCGGGCAAAAGAGGGAATCAGTTACGGAAAGATTTCCGGTGCCGTGGGCACTTTTTCTTTTATCGACCCCTTTGTGGAGGCATATGTCTGCAAAAAAATGGGGCTGAAACCCGCTCCCGTTGCTTCCCAGGTTGTGCAGAGGGACCGGCATGCCGAATATTTCACCGCGCTCGCGATTACCGCCTCATCCCTGGATAAATTCGCCCAGGAAATCCGTCTCTTACAAAGAACGGAAGTGCGGGAGGCGGAGGAATATTTCCCCCCCGGTCAGAAGGGCTCCTCTGCGATGCCTCACAAACGCAATCCGGTCCTGTCGGAGAATCTTTCCGGTCTGTCACGACTGATGCGCTCTTATGCCATGGCAGCCCTCGAAAACATTTCCCTTTGGCATGAACGGGACATCAGCCATTCATCGGTTGAGCGTATCATCTGTCCCGACGCCACGATTGTTCTGGATTTCATGCTGAGTCGTTTCACTAAGATGGTCGAGACACTCACCGTGTACCCCGAACAAATGCTTGCCAATCTGAATATGACCCACGGCGTTGTGTTTTCCCAGCTTGTTTTACTCAAGCTTATCGACGGGGGTATGACCCGGGAAGGAGCCTATGACGTCGTTCAAAAAAACGCCATGAGGTCGTGGGAAGGGCATCTGGATTTCAAAGAATTGTTAAAGAAGGATCCGGAGGTGAGGTCGTTTCTAACAAAGGGAGAAATCGACGATATCTTCCATGCCGAGCGATTTCTCAAACACGTGGATGTCATTTTTCAACGAGTCTTCGAAAATCAAAGAAGGATCCCGGCTAGATAGTGTATGCGGTTGTTACTGGTTGAAGATGATCTCAAGATCGCCCACTTCATTGTCAGAGGCTTTCGGGAAGCCGGTTTTGCCGTGGACCATGCCGGAGACGGAGAGGACGGCCTGCATATGGCCCTTCATGAACCTTATGACGCCGCCATCATTGATTGCATGCTGCCCAAACTGGACGGGCTGACCCTCATCAGTAAATTACGTCAACACAAGATCGACACACCCATCATCATTTTAAGTGCAAAAAAATCGGTTGAAGACCGGGTCAAGGGACTGGAATGTGGAAGCGATGACTATATGACCAAACCTTTCGCGTTTTCCGAACTTTTGGCCCGGGTGTATGCCCTGATCCGGCGAGCGACAGGGGCAAAGGAAGCGACCCGAATCGAAATAGGTGATTTATCTTTGGATTTAATCAGAAAAGAGGTTATTCGGGACGGGAAAAAGATTGATTTGCAGCCTCGGGAGTTTTCACTTCTGGAATACCTGATGCGAAACGCCGGCCGGGTTGTTTCGAAGACCATGATTATGCAGCATGTCTGGAACTATGATTTTGTCCCCATGACAAACGTCGTTGAGTCAAGGATATGTATCCTGCGAGACAAAATAGATAAGGATTTCGCTCATAAGCTCATTCACACGATTCGCGGAGCGGGATATGTCCTCGAAAATCATTCCTGGGATCCGGAATAAACTGGCCTTTCATCTTACCCTCTGGTACGCCGCCGTCTTTACGGCGTCCTTGCTGGGGGCGTTGTTTGTCATCTATTTCATGATTACCAATGTGAACCAGAAACATGTCGATCAGTGGCTTCTGGAGGAAGCATATGAGGTTGCCGCCACGTTGGCCCTGACCGGCCCTGATTTAAGCCAGGAAACGCTCCAGATTGAGGCGGAAAGAGACGGTATTGATCAAATATTTCTCCGTTTGCTGGATGCTTCAGGAGAGGTCATCGCCAGTTCCGACCCGAAATATTGGCGTAACGCGGAAGTAGACCAGAATGCCTTGAATCGGCTTAAAAACGGGGAGCGGCGTGTATTGGTAACGCAAACCATGCCGGTAAAACCCTTTTCCATCCGGGTTATCTATGAAGCCATCCACTTGGGGCATGTTTTACAGATCGGCGTCCCAATGGAGCAGGAAAACCGGATCATCAGAGCGTTCAATGTGATCATTGCCCCGCTCATGATAATATTTTTGCTGTTATCTGCCGCCGTCGGCTGGTTTATGGCCAATCGTGCCTTATCCGGAGTGGGGGAGGTTACAAAAACGGCATCGGCCATTGCAAAGGGTGATTTTGATCGAAGGGTTCAAATAAAATCAAAGAGTGAAGAAATAGAGCTGCTGGCGTCAAGTTTTAACCGTATGCTGGATCATGTCAGCGGCCTGATGAAAGAATTGAAGGAAGTGACGGACAACATTGCCCATGATCTCAAAACCCCGATTACCCGGATGAGGGTGGCCGCCGAGACGGCAATCGCTCAGGCAGGCTCTGACGGAGACAAGCGAGAGTTGGCGGCCGGTATTGTGGAGGAGTGCGACAACCTGCTCCAGATGATCGATACCATGCTTATGATTTCAAAGGAAGAATCGGGTCTTCTGGGGAAGGGAAAAACCCAGGTCGATATCTCGCGGATTGTCAGGGAGGCTTTTGAACTTTTTTCTCCTATCGCCGAGGAAAAGAAACTTGAGTTCGAAAATTACACCCCCGATGATGTAACCGTGACAGGTGATCTACAGGGGTTGCAAAGAATGATCATCAACCTGTTGGACAACGCGGTCAAATACACGCCCCCGGAAGGGAAAGTGACGGTTTCTCTTAGCAGGGAACAAGACCGGCTTTGTCTGTCCTTGCGTGATTCCGGCATCGGTATCGCCGGGGAAGATTTACCGTACATATTCAAGAGGCTGTACCGTTGCGATGAAAGCCGTTCCCTCCAAGGTTTCGGCTTGGGGTTGAGTCTGGCCCTTGCCGTGGCCCGTGCCCATGGCGGTGATATTGATGTCGCAAGCGAGCCGGGGAAGGGTAGTACCTTTACCGTGATTCTTCCCGCCCCCCCTTCTGCCTGATCCACGAGTATCGTATTATGTCGGGTCCCTTGCGATTCAAGCATACCCATGCGGCCTTGATCCGATTTCATTTCATAAACCGCCAGTCCCCTCGTACATTATTCGGGAAAAACCTCCAAACATTACCAAATTATAATCATCACATAATCTTCACGTAAGCTTCGCATGCTACACAATAACTGATGAATCAGTATTGCCAAGCAAATCATGCATGGACCGGATGACCCGGCAAGCATGCGAAGAAAAGTTCCTCATTCAGAAATACTCCGCCCTTATCTGGCGCTTTCGTACCTTCTCCTGCTGTTGAATGCGTCGGTTTACCTGAGGCATCACCATTATACAGACGCTTTGCCGATGCTGTTTTCCGTGGCCGTTTACCTGAGCTACAGTTTTCTGTACCTCCTGCCCGTTATTCTGGTTTTGTCCGTGATTAACATTTCCCTCTCTCTTCCCCTTGTTTCCGGTTTCTTATCTAGGATAAATATCGATCCCCCGTGGGTCTTGTACATTCCCGCTGTTCTTTTGACGTGGATTCTCCAGGTCATGATTTACGCTGATGGTTTCATTTTCCGTTTCTACAGTTTTCATATCAATGGTTTTGTGTGGAATCTGGTTTTCACGCCGGGCGGGATTGAGTCCATGGGTGGTGATGTGACCACCTTTGCATCCTTTGGGGCCATCGCCTTTGGATTTTTCATCCTGCAGCTTGTTCTGCTTGTATTACTACGGTTTCTCGAACCGATCCGACGATTCTGTCTGGGCTTGTTCAACCGTCGCTTTTTGGCGCTATCCTCTTCCTTTCTGTTGCTTTTAATGGCCTTGCAAAGCGTTGTCTACGGGGTGGCCAATCTCTATGCCTACACCCCCGTCATGAACGTTTCCGATGACTTTCCTCTCTATGTTCCCCTCACGTTCAAACGACTGGCAAGATCAGTCGGCGTGGAGCCTGAGAAAAAGGCGGGCTTTCAATTTAACCAGAAGACGACCCGGATTTGTTACCCCCTGGCGCCGATCCAAGAAAAAACACAACATCATAAGTACAATATCGTTTGGTTGGTCGGGGAATCTCTGAGATCGGATATGATGAACCCGGAGGTCATGCCGGAAACTTGGGCCTTTTCCCGGAAGGCGGTGTGTTTTGCCAATCATTACGGGAGCAGCAACGGTACCCGCCAGAGCCTGTTTTCGATGTTCTATGGCCTTTATGGGAATTACTGGTTCAGCTTTCTGAAAGAACGCAGGGGGCCGGTTGTTATGGATGTTCTTCTCCGCCAGGGGTACCAGATAAACCTGTTTAGCAGCGCCCGTTTCAGTTACCCCGAGTTCAATAAAACCGTTTTTGCCCAGGTTCCGGAAACACTGTGTCACGATCTCAGCGAGTTACCTCCCGGGCAGGGATGGCAGCATGACCGGGAGAATGTAACCCGGATGCTTGATTTCCTCGATAGACGAGACAAGAAGCTGCCTTTCATGACCTTTATATTTTTCGAATCTCCCCACGCGAGGTATTACTTCCCTCCCGAGAGCATTATCAGGAAACCTTATCTGGAAGACTTCAACTACGCTACGATGAA comes from Deltaproteobacteria bacterium and encodes:
- a CDS encoding adenylosuccinate lyase, encoding MIPRYSRDKMSRIWEPENKFQTWLDIEVNACEAMAKLGQIPRASLEVIKRKAAFDVKRIDEIEATTRHDVIAFLTSVTEKVGEDGRFIHMGMTSSDVLDTSLAILMKQAAEILLEDLDELLTVLREKAMEHKGTLMIGRTHGIHAEPITFGLKLAIWYEEMVRNQERIIRAKEGISYGKISGAVGTFSFIDPFVEAYVCKKMGLKPAPVASQVVQRDRHAEYFTALAITASSLDKFAQEIRLLQRTEVREAEEYFPPGQKGSSAMPHKRNPVLSENLSGLSRLMRSYAMAALENISLWHERDISHSSVERIICPDATIVLDFMLSRFTKMVETLTVYPEQMLANLNMTHGVVFSQLVLLKLIDGGMTREGAYDVVQKNAMRSWEGHLDFKELLKKDPEVRSFLTKGEIDDIFHAERFLKHVDVIFQRVFENQRRIPAR
- a CDS encoding response regulator transcription factor — encoded protein: MRLLLVEDDLKIAHFIVRGFREAGFAVDHAGDGEDGLHMALHEPYDAAIIDCMLPKLDGLTLISKLRQHKIDTPIIILSAKKSVEDRVKGLECGSDDYMTKPFAFSELLARVYALIRRATGAKEATRIEIGDLSLDLIRKEVIRDGKKIDLQPREFSLLEYLMRNAGRVVSKTMIMQHVWNYDFVPMTNVVESRICILRDKIDKDFAHKLIHTIRGAGYVLENHSWDPE
- a CDS encoding HAMP domain-containing histidine kinase, whose translation is MSSKIIPGIRNKLAFHLTLWYAAVFTASLLGALFVIYFMITNVNQKHVDQWLLEEAYEVAATLALTGPDLSQETLQIEAERDGIDQIFLRLLDASGEVIASSDPKYWRNAEVDQNALNRLKNGERRVLVTQTMPVKPFSIRVIYEAIHLGHVLQIGVPMEQENRIIRAFNVIIAPLMIIFLLLSAAVGWFMANRALSGVGEVTKTASAIAKGDFDRRVQIKSKSEEIELLASSFNRMLDHVSGLMKELKEVTDNIAHDLKTPITRMRVAAETAIAQAGSDGDKRELAAGIVEECDNLLQMIDTMLMISKEESGLLGKGKTQVDISRIVREAFELFSPIAEEKKLEFENYTPDDVTVTGDLQGLQRMIINLLDNAVKYTPPEGKVTVSLSREQDRLCLSLRDSGIGIAGEDLPYIFKRLYRCDESRSLQGFGLGLSLALAVARAHGGDIDVASEPGKGSTFTVILPAPPSA
- a CDS encoding sulfatase-like hydrolase/transferase; its protein translation is MRRKVPHSEILRPYLALSYLLLLLNASVYLRHHHYTDALPMLFSVAVYLSYSFLYLLPVILVLSVINISLSLPLVSGFLSRINIDPPWVLYIPAVLLTWILQVMIYADGFIFRFYSFHINGFVWNLVFTPGGIESMGGDVTTFASFGAIAFGFFILQLVLLVLLRFLEPIRRFCLGLFNRRFLALSSSFLLLLMALQSVVYGVANLYAYTPVMNVSDDFPLYVPLTFKRLARSVGVEPEKKAGFQFNQKTTRICYPLAPIQEKTQHHKYNIVWLVGESLRSDMMNPEVMPETWAFSRKAVCFANHYGSSNGTRQSLFSMFYGLYGNYWFSFLKERRGPVVMDVLLRQGYQINLFSSARFSYPEFNKTVFAQVPETLCHDLSELPPGQGWQHDRENVTRMLDFLDRRDKKLPFMTFIFFESPHARYYFPPESIIRKPYLEDFNYATMNPNRDMPLIKNRYINSCHHLDSQYGRVIRYLEEHDLLDSTIVILTGDHGEEFMEKGHWGHNSSFVEEQIRTPLVLWVPGLAPRQVNRITSHVDIPATLMPLLGVTTPVERYTHGSDLLAPQGKPYTIMADWHALAYLDGEYKAVFGYNGMTMNKKVTTKNDMVVEDQEGFYRSRGPIFLEIMKELGRFNK